DNA from Hyphomicrobiales bacterium:
CAATTGGTGCCGGTCGATCACCTTGCGCAGCTCGATGCCAGCGAAGCGGTCGGAACCAATTATGACCGTGTTTGGCTGGACCAGGCTCTCCATGTGCCCTGGTTGAGGCGACGCCTGCCGGGCGTTTGGACCTATCGCTCGCGCCACGGTCCGGCAATGCGCGATGGCACGCCGATGGTGCTTGGTTCCCAGCGACAGGCACTGGCGCATGCAGCCGAGCGCGCCGCATGGGCGCTTGATCTGCCCGCGTTCGTTTACCTGTTGGTGCGTGATATGGGCTTTCGCTCTGCCGTTACGCAGGCGTTGAAGACTTAGCCCTCAACCGGCCGGTCAGTTGACGCGGCCAAGGCCCTGCATCGCGACGCGGCTGTTTTCGTTGATCGTCAGCGCGCGCTGGTAAGAGACGCGGGCATTTTCCAGATCGCCGGCAGCTTCATAGGCGATGCCGCGATTGATCCAGGCGTCGATGTTGCGCGAATCGCGGCCGAGAACAGCGTCGAAATCTTCGATCGCCGCGCCCCAATCTCGCAAGGACAGGTAGCTCAGGCCACGCGCCATATAGGGCTCGGTGGCGTTCGGGTTGAAGCCGATGGCGGTGGTGAAATCCTCGATCGCCAGAACATGGTTGTTTTGCGATTGGAAGATTAGCGCGCGGTTGTAGTAGGCCCGTGCATCGGATGAGTTGAGCAGGATGGCCCGCTCATAATCCGCCAGAGCCTCGGGAAAGCGTCCGGCCTCGCGATAAATGTTGCCGCGCCCAACATAGGCCGCGTCATAGGCCGGATTGACGGCAATAGCGGCGGAATAGTCGGCCAGCGCCTGCGCATCGTTGCCAAGTTCACGGTGAACCAGCGCACGGTTGGCGAGTGCCTGGTAAAAGCTCGGGTTCAGCGCAAGCGCCTGATTGAAATCGG
Protein-coding regions in this window:
- a CDS encoding tetratricopeptide repeat protein; translated protein: MVRVSRQIDSQPSTDGHQLVRATSFRLASRFGLIASAALFLAACQTAGLNQATGTLAASQAVNIASLTEVISSNPQDPGAYNMRGTAYGREGRHTDALADFNQALALNPSFYQALANRALVHRELGNDAQALADYSAAIAVNPAYDAAYVGRGNIYREAGRFPEALADYERAILLNSSDARAYYNRALIFQSQNNHVLAIEDFTTAIGFNPNATEPYMARGLSYLSLRDWGAAIEDFDAVLGRDSRNIDAWINRGIAYEAAGDLENARVSYQRALTINENSRVAMQGLGRVN